Within the Pseudonocardia alni genome, the region AACGTCCCGCCGCGGCAGGGACGCCGCCCCCGGCGGCCCGCGCGAGCGAACTGGGAGGCCGACATGGGTGTCGCCGTGGTGACCGGAGCCGGACGCGGGATCGGGCGGGGCATCGCCCTGCGCCTGTCACGGGACGGGCACGCCGTCGCGGTCAACGACCGGGACGCCCACGGCGCCACCGCCGTCGCCGAGGAGATCCGCGCGGCGGGCGGGACCGCGGTGGCCTACCCGGCCGACGTCACCGACCCCGGCGCGGTCACCGCGATGGTCGGCCAGGTCGCCGAGGAGCTCGGCGGTCTGGACGTGATGGTCGCGAACGCCGGTATCGCCCAGGTCAAGCCGCTGCTCGAGGTGACACCCGACGATCTGCGCACCATCTTCGACGTCAACGTGTTCGGCGTCGTCTACTGCCTGCAGGCCGCCGCCCGCGTGATGATCGACCGGGGGACCGGCGGCAAGATCGTCAGCGCCGCGTCGATCGCCGGGCACCAGGGCTTCGACCTCCTCGGGCACTACTCGGCGACCAAGTT harbors:
- a CDS encoding acetoin reductase, producing MGVAVVTGAGRGIGRGIALRLSRDGHAVAVNDRDAHGATAVAEEIRAAGGTAVAYPADVTDPGAVTAMVGQVAEELGGLDVMVANAGIAQVKPLLEVTPDDLRTIFDVNVFGVVYCLQAAARVMIDRGTGGKIVSAASIAGHQGFDLLGHYSATKFAVRALTQAAAKELAPHRITVNAYCPGIVGTDMWDLIDEQMGARSGAGKGETLKQYAAGIPLGRVQTADDVAAFVSYLAGPDSDYMTGQAVMIDGGVVMV